From the genome of Salmonella enterica subsp. houtenae serovar Houten:
GGCAATTTGCGCTTTTTTCTTCGCATTATCGGCCAACAGACGTTCACGCGCCTGAGTCGCCGCCGTCATATACTCATCATAATTACCCGGATAGACGCGCAAATCACCGTAATCCAGATCCGCCATATGCGTACAGACCATGTTCAGGAAGTGACGGTCGTGCGAAATGATGATCATCGTGCTATCGCGCTCGTTCAGCACCTGCTCCAGCCAACGGATAGTATCAATATCCAGGTTGTTGGTCGGTTCGTCGAGCAACAGAATATCCGGGTTAGAGAATAACGCCTGCGCCAGCAGCACACGCAATTTCCAGCCTGGCGCGACTTCACTCATCAGACCGTAATGCTGCTCCAGCGGGATGCCCACCCCAGCAGCAGTTCGCCCGCGCGCGCCTCAGCGGAATAACCGTCCATCTCGCCGTATTTTACTTCCAGATCGGCGACTTTATAACCGTCTTCTTCGCTCATTTCCGGCAAGGCGTAGATACGGTCGCGCTCCTGCTTGACTTCCCACAGTTCACCATGCCCCATAATGACAGTATCAAGTACAGTGAACGCTTCAAAAGCGAACTGGTCCTGACGCAGCTTACCGATGCGCTCATTCGGATCGAGGGAAACATTGCCCAGCGTCGGCTCCAGGTCGCCGCCGAGGATTTTCATAAAAGTGGATTTTCCGCTACCGTTGGCGCCGATCAGGCCGTAACGGTTGCCGCCGCCAAATTTGACGGAAATGTTTTCGAACAGCGGCTTACTGCCGAACTGCATGGTAACGTTGCTGGAAACTAACACAGGCTTATCCTGAAAAAAGATGTGACAAACCGCTTATTATGCCACAAGTCTGAAATAAGATCGCGCCCTGTAACAAAGGGCTACACTGAACCGTACGGGAAAAAAACGTGATTTCGTACACATCTGAATTCCCTGTTTACTGGAATGCACCTATAATGCGCTCCCAACATGACAGAATTCTCAACCCACTAGCCTGCTTGGCACAGAATCTCGCATAACATGAATATGAAATTAACAACGCTTTTCGCGGCGGCTTTCGCTGTAGTTGGTTTTTGTAAAACAGCCTCAGCAGTCACTTACCCGCTGCCTACCGATGGCAGTCGTTTAATTGGGCAAAATCAGGTCATCACCGTTCCGGAGGGCAATACCCAGCCGCTGGAGTATTTTGCCGCGGAGTATCAGATGGGGCTGTCCAACATGCTGGAAGCCAACCCTGGCGTGGATACCTTCCTGCCGAAGGGCGGTACCGTGCTGAACATTCCGCAGCAGTTGATCCTGCCGGATACCGTACACGAAGGCATTATCATCAATAGCGCGGAAATGCGCCTCTATTACTACCCGAAAGGCACGAACACCGTTATCGTCCTGCCGATTGGGATCGGTCAGTTAGGTAAAGATACGCCTATCAACTGGACGACCAAAGTTGAACGTAAAAAAGCCGGTCCGACCTGGACGCCGACGGCAAAAATGCACGCTGAATATGCCGCTGCCGGCGAACCGTTGCCTGCCGTCGTGCCTGCGGGTCCGGATAACCCAATGGGGTTGTACGCGCTGTATATTGGTCGCCTGTATGCTATTCACGGCACCAACGCCAACTTTGGCATCGGGCTTCGCGTGAGCCACGGTTGCGTGCGTCTGCGCAACGACGATATCAAATTCCTGTTTGAAAATGTGCCGGTCGGCACCCGCGTGCAGTTTATCGATGAGCCGGTAAAAGCCACCACCGAGCCGGACGGCAGTCGTTACATTGAGGTGCATAACCCGCTGTCAACGACGGAAGCACAGTTTGAAGGTAAGGAAGCGGTGCCGATCACGCTTAATAAGAGTATCCTGGCTGTCACCAACGAGCCTGACGTTGATCAGACCGTCGTACAACAGGCGGTTCAGGATCGTTCCGGGATGCCGGTTCGTCTGAACTGACAGACTCTGCCTACGAAGCCCGATAGACATTATCGGGCTTCTCTTACGGCATCAGTTGCAATAATCCATATCCCACCAGCGCCGCCCATGCCAGCATCGGCAGCGAATAAAAATGAAATCGCCACCAGATTCGGCGATCGTTCGCCATCCGTAAAGCAATAAGATTTGCCAGCGACCCCGGCAGCAGACCAAACCCGCCGATATTCACCGCCCACGCCAGCAGCGTCGAGGCCGGTACATAGTTCAGCAGGAGGATGGTACTGGGCACATTACTGATAACCTGCGACAGGCCGATAGCGGTTAGCCAAAGTCCCAGGCGAGACAATGCGCCAACCTGGTTGAAAACGCCCTGCAACGCCGGCAATTGCGTTAGCAGATGAACATCAATAAACATCGCCATAAATACCAGCAGCAGCGTCCAATCCACGCTGACTATCACCCTGCGCGCCAGTACAATAAACCCCGCCGCCACCAACACCAGTCCCCATAACTCTTGCCTGAGCTCCAGCGCGGTAAGAAAAACGACATATAATCCCAGGCAACTCCACACCAAACGGGGCTGCCACTGCGGCGAACGCGTACCGGTATGATACTGTAACGCCCTACCCGGAAAACAAAACCAGCACAGGAGCAGTAACGTCAGCATCATCATGGCGGCAAGCGGCGCCATTTGCCCGCTAAATTCAGCAAAGGTTAAGCCGGAGCGTCCCCACAACAGAATATTTTGCGGATTACCGACAGGCGTCAGCAACGAACCGGCGTTCACCGCCAACGCTTCAAAAATAATCAATCGGTTGACTGGAATCGCGCACAGTTTTTTCAACGTTATCGTCAGCGGCACAACGATAAACAGCGCGACATCGTTTGTCAGAAAGGTCGACAGCGCCGCCGCAGCCAGCACCAGGAACATCGCCAGTTGCCGCTCGGTATGAAACCGGCGCGTCATCTTACGCCCCAGCACATCAAAATAGCCGCTCAGCTCAACGCCTTTAGTGAGCAACATTAATCCACTGAGGGTAATAATGGTGTGCCAGTCAATCGCGTCAGGCCAGGCGCGTGGCGCAAAAGGAACAAACAGGCTTAACGCAATCCCCACGATGATCAACAACTGAAAAAAACGGTCACGCCGCAGCGCCCGTAAAAAAGCCAGACTCATTCTGCAGGTGTTCCATGCTGTTGCGTGAAGGCCAAAAAGGCCTCCAATGTTTCCTGGCTGACATGATGTTCCATCCCTTCCGCATCACGACGCGCGATCTCCGGGCTTACGCCTAACACCAGTAAAAAATTTTCTACAATTTGATGCCGCTCGCGGCTTTCCTGCGCCAGCTTCTCCCCTTCCGGCGTCAGAAAAACGCCGCGCCAGGGGATCATTTGAATAAATCCTAACGATGCCAGGCGCTTAAGCATTTTGGCCACAGTCGGCTGGGACACGCCGAGCCGAGCCGCCATATCCACCTGACGCGCTTCCCCTACCTCAATAATTAAATCGGAAATCAGCTCAACGTAGTCGTCTATCAACTCACGGCGATGCGCCTCTCTGACCTGACGAAATCCTTCAACGTGTTCTTCTACGTTCACCAATTGCGTCACTTTTTTTGTTGTTGGCGTACCTGCGCGACGACCCATTTTGCTTCCTCGTTTCTGTGACGCGTTAACGCGTCAGCTGACAGAGCGCTCATTGTAAACCAGAGTTGTCCTGGCACAAAAAATTAACGTTTTAGCAATAGCTATAAAACATAGCCTGTGCTATATCTGTATGTAATGCAGACATCCCTCACGGATCGATGGGATAGACACATCAGGAGGTTTATATGAACGAATTTAAGAGGTGTATACGCGTGTTCAGTCACTCTCCCTTTAACGTCCGGTTAATGCTGCTCTCTATGTTGTGCGATATGATCAACGGCAAACCGGAGCAGGATACCCCTTCCACGAAATAACGCGGCGTCGCGGTACGCCGCCTTATTTTGCATCCTCAATGGGAATGGCGCTCATTTTCCCCTTTTTTTGTGGTTTTGTTATTCTCTTCGCAAAACATTTTCTTTCCAACGGTTGACCTTCTTACCCGCACGCTCTATCTTCTGGCAGCCCTGAATATTTTGCGACTCGCCGTTGCGAACCCAATACATTTTTTACGCATAATCAGGCAGGTAATGGCCCTTCGCGCCAGGGTTAGCACATGGCGTTTTTGCAATAGTGGCATATGAATTCAACCCTTATCGATTCACTTCTGGCCCGTCGTCGGGCGGTAAGCCCGTGGGCGGGCCTCTACTTTTTACAGTCGCTGCTGATTAACCTCGCGCTCGGCTACCCCTTTAGCCTGCTTTATACCGCGGCGTTTACCTGCCTGTTGTTGTTGCTCTGGCGCTACCTGCCCCGCGGACAAAAAGCGCTGCTCGGCATCTGTTCGCTGATAGCCGCTTTCTATTTTCCCTTTGGCCAGGCTTACGGTGCCCCGAACTTTAATACGCTGCTGGCGCTGCACTCCACCAATATGGAAGAGTCGAGCGAAATCCTGACCATCTTCCCGTGGTATAGCTACCTGACCGGGCTTTTTATTTTTGCGCTGGGTATTATTGCGCTTCGCCGCCAAAAAGAAGGGGTCAGGCCGCGCTGGAATAGCCTCGACAGCCTGTGCCTGCTGGTTAGCGTCACGGCATTTTTCGTCGCGCCGGTACAAAATCTGGCCTGGGGCGGCGTTTTTAAGGTTATTGATACCGGCTATCCGGTTTTTCGCTTCGCCAAAGACGTCATCGTCAATAACAACGACGTCATTGAAGAGCAGCACCGTATGGCGCAGCTATCCGGCATAAAAGATAGCTGGACCGTTACTGCGGTGAAACCCAGATATCACCTCTATGTCGTGGTGATTGGTGAAAGCGCGCGACGGGATGCGATGGGCGCTTTCGGCGGCCACTGGGATAATACCCCCTTCGCCAGCCACGTTCATGGCGACTTCTTTATGGATTACATCGCCGCCAGCGGCTCAACGCAAAAATCGCTCGGTTTAACGCTCAATCGCGTGGTGGATAACAAACCGCAGTATCAGGATAACTTCGTCACGCTGGCTAACCGCGCCGGTTTTCAGACATGGTGGTTTTCCAATCAGGGGCAAATCGGCGAATACGACACGGCCATCGCCAGTATCGCCAAACGCGCCGATGAAGCGCATTTCCTGAAAAACGGCGATTTTGAAGCGGATAAAAATACTCGCGATGACGCTCTGTTAACATTGACGGCGCAGGTATTGGCGACAGAGCGTACGCAACCGCAGTTGATTGTGTTGCATTTAATGGGGTCGCATCCCCAGGCCTGCGACCGCACTCAGGGAAAATACGCGACGTTTATCCAGTCGAAAGAGACGTCTTGTTATTTATATACGATGACGCAAACTGACGATTTGCTCCGCCAGCTCTATACTCAGCTTCGTCATAGCGGCGACAGTTTTTCGCTCGTCTATTTCTCCGATCACGGGCTGGCGTTTAAAGAACGCGGCAAAGCGGTACAGTACCTGGCGCATGACGACAAATTCCAGCAAAACTTCCAGGTGCCGTTTATGGTGTTATCCAGCGACAGCAAAGCGCACCGGATCATTAAAGCTCGCCGTTCCGCGAACGATTTCCTGAGTTTTTTCTCGCAATGGACGGGAATTAGCGCTGAAGAGATCAAAAATCGCTATCAATTTATTTCGGAACAGAAAGCCGGGCCCGTTTATATCACCAATTTCAAATTACAGAAAGTGGACTATAACCATCTGGGCACCGATATTTTTTCACTAAAATAATGCACGTTTCAGGCAAAAAAAATCCGCCCCGAAAGGCGGATTTTTCATTTTCACCGAAGTGATTAGAAGCGGTAACCCACGCCAGCAATCCAGGTGCCAACGTCAACGCTACGAATACGGCTCTGCTCGTAAGAGAAGTCCAGCGCAACATTTTCCATCGGGTTGAATTGCAGACCAGCGCCATAGGAGAAGCCATAATCGCTGGTGTCATGTTTGTAGGTGGGGTAGTCGGTAGTCTGGAATTTACCGTAACCCACACCGACTACACCGTAGATGCTCGCCCAATCGTTCAGACGGTAAGCCGGGCCGGCAGTGATGCCGTAGTACTGACCTTTGTTGTAATCGCCCGCACCGTTAGTACGATCTTTTTCGGTGTAGGTGAAGGAACCGATTACGCCCAGCGGGTTGTCATCCTGCTCGTAACGATACTTCAGGTTGAAACCGCTCATTTTATTCGCAACGCCCTGCGCGTCGCTCTGAGCGTAACCACCGGTAACTGTAGAAGTAGCAGCTACTGCAGTACCTGCGGAAAAAGCCAGAACAGCGGCCAGTGCTGAAAGACATGCAATTTTTTTCATAACCACCTCAAATGTGCTTCAAGTAAGTCCTAAGTTTTAAATATATCAAAAATTAATGGGAAACTCTTTGCGATTCACGGTGTCTAAGAGCGCCTTTCATGTAACAGAACGTTTCCATACTGCGCTATCTTATTCAATTGACATCACTTTTCCGGTTGATTGCACCAATAATGCGCGCGCGGCGCGATACATTCATCCAGATTATTCCTAAACTATCAGTCTATTTATCCATCAATTTAAGTTCATTTTATGGAATCCTGGAAATTTTTTTCAACGAAATCCTCAACCGCCGCGGGGAATTTCCATTACACTGCCCCCCTTTACTTGTACTGACATTTTTTGACAGGAGAAAGGATGCCGGGGTCAACACGTAAACTACCAGTCTGGTTGCCCATTTTGGTATTGCTCATTGCTATGTCCTCTATTCAGAGTGGCGC
Proteins encoded in this window:
- the ybiS gene encoding LD-transpeptidase YbiS, yielding MNMKLTTLFAAAFAVVGFCKTASAVTYPLPTDGSRLIGQNQVITVPEGNTQPLEYFAAEYQMGLSNMLEANPGVDTFLPKGGTVLNIPQQLILPDTVHEGIIINSAEMRLYYYPKGTNTVIVLPIGIGQLGKDTPINWTTKVERKKAGPTWTPTAKMHAEYAAAGEPLPAVVPAGPDNPMGLYALYIGRLYAIHGTNANFGIGLRVSHGCVRLRNDDIKFLFENVPVGTRVQFIDEPVKATTEPDGSRYIEVHNPLSTTEAQFEGKEAVPITLNKSILAVTNEPDVDQTVVQQAVQDRSGMPVRLN
- the ompX gene encoding Outer membrane protein X, with the translated sequence MKKIACLSALAAVLAFSAGTAVAATSTVTGGYAQSDAQGVANKMSGFNLKYRYEQDDNPLGVIGSFTYTEKDRTNGAGDYNKGQYYGITAGPAYRLNDWASIYGVVGVGYGKFQTTDYPTYKHDTSDYGFSYGAGLQFNPMENVALDFSYEQSRIRSVDVGTWIAGVGYRF
- the SBOV07701 gene encoding Uncharacterised protein, producing the protein MNEFKRCIRVFSHSPFNVRLMLLSMLCDMINGKPEQDTPSTK
- the mntR gene encoding transcriptional regulator (iron dependent repressor family); this encodes MGRRAGTPTTKKVTQLVNVEEHVEGFRQVREAHRRELIDDYVELISDLIIEVGEARQVDMAARLGVSQPTVAKMLKRLASLGFIQMIPWRGVFLTPEGEKLAQESRERHQIVENFLLVLGVSPEIARRDAEGMEHHVSQETLEAFLAFTQQHGTPAE
- a CDS encoding heme ABC transporter ATP-binding protein, giving the protein MLVSSNVTMQFGSKPLFENISVKFGGGNRYGLIGANGSGKSTFMKILGGDLEPTLGNVSLDPNERIGKLRQDQFAFEAFTVLDTVIMGHGELWEVKQERDRIYALPEMSEEDGYKVADLEVKYGEMDGYSAEARAGELLLGWASRWSSITV
- the ybiP gene encoding Putative integral membrane protein — encoded protein: MNSTLIDSLLARRRAVSPWAGLYFLQSLLINLALGYPFSLLYTAAFTCLLLLLWRYLPRGQKALLGICSLIAAFYFPFGQAYGAPNFNTLLALHSTNMEESSEILTIFPWYSYLTGLFIFALGIIALRRQKEGVRPRWNSLDSLCLLVSVTAFFVAPVQNLAWGGVFKVIDTGYPVFRFAKDVIVNNNDVIEEQHRMAQLSGIKDSWTVTAVKPRYHLYVVVIGESARRDAMGAFGGHWDNTPFASHVHGDFFMDYIAASGSTQKSLGLTLNRVVDNKPQYQDNFVTLANRAGFQTWWFSNQGQIGEYDTAIASIAKRADEAHFLKNGDFEADKNTRDDALLTLTAQVLATERTQPQLIVLHLMGSHPQACDRTQGKYATFIQSKETSCYLYTMTQTDDLLRQLYTQLRHSGDSFSLVYFSDHGLAFKERGKAVQYLAHDDKFQQNFQVPFMVLSSDSKAHRIIKARRSANDFLSFFSQWTGISAEEIKNRYQFISEQKAGPVYITNFKLQKVDYNHLGTDIFSLK
- the ybiR gene encoding membrane protein; translation: MSLAFLRALRRDRFFQLLIIVGIALSLFVPFAPRAWPDAIDWHTIITLSGLMLLTKGVELSGYFDVLGRKMTRRFHTERQLAMFLVLAAAALSTFLTNDVALFIVVPLTITLKKLCAIPVNRLIIFEALAVNAGSLLTPVGNPQNILLWGRSGLTFAEFSGQMAPLAAMMMLTLLLLCWFCFPGRALQYHTGTRSPQWQPRLVWSCLGLYVVFLTALELRQELWGLVLVAAGFIVLARRVIVSVDWTLLLVFMAMFIDVHLLTQLPALQGVFNQVGALSRLGLWLTAIGLSQVISNVPSTILLLNYVPASTLLAWAVNIGGFGLLPGSLANLIALRMANDRRIWWRFHFYSLPMLAWAALVGYGLLQLMP